A region from the Candidatus Neomarinimicrobiota bacterium genome encodes:
- a CDS encoding AI-2E family transporter, which produces MSLTENQRFIIRLILFIVLAAGFILILPRLQTIITVIVISILMFTLLDPVVDKLERFKIPRALSALLVILIILLFIALGVSLIVPLVENAAQQLSQSFSVENTLNDRIQSGIDFLNSKLPVNAITTDIPEKINEVMENLKQKLPGLLMGVGKGLINALSGFFFVFFITFFFLKDERAIKKGIIRLVPNKHFEMSLNIMDKIQRQLSSYLQGLFLAATSVGITSIIGLFLVNTIFDAGINYIILIGIWAGFANLIPYVGPTAGAIPAILSVLMSQPPNTLLIVVLVIGVFAFVQFLDNTFISPYLVGKSVELHPLIVFIVLIIGGNLMGLLGMMFAVPVAGIIKVTFGEIITNAPKYQT; this is translated from the coding sequence TCCTCCCCCGTCTTCAGACCATTATCACGGTGATTGTTATATCCATCTTAATGTTCACTCTCCTGGATCCCGTTGTAGACAAACTAGAGCGTTTCAAAATACCCCGGGCATTGTCCGCACTCCTGGTTATTCTCATTATATTACTTTTCATTGCCTTGGGGGTCAGCCTGATCGTTCCCCTGGTGGAAAACGCGGCACAGCAATTATCTCAGAGTTTCAGCGTTGAAAACACACTGAACGACCGGATTCAGTCCGGAATCGATTTTCTGAACAGTAAGCTTCCGGTCAATGCCATCACAACAGATATTCCGGAAAAGATCAATGAAGTCATGGAAAATCTGAAACAAAAACTGCCCGGACTCTTAATGGGTGTAGGAAAAGGACTTATTAACGCCCTGTCCGGTTTTTTCTTCGTCTTCTTTATCACTTTTTTCTTTCTTAAGGATGAACGCGCCATTAAAAAAGGGATCATCCGTCTTGTGCCCAATAAGCATTTTGAAATGTCCCTGAATATTATGGATAAAATTCAAAGACAACTCTCATCATATCTTCAGGGCTTGTTTCTTGCTGCCACCAGTGTGGGCATTACATCCATTATCGGCCTTTTTCTGGTAAATACCATCTTTGATGCCGGAATCAATTATATTATTCTGATCGGTATCTGGGCCGGATTTGCCAATCTGATCCCCTATGTGGGACCTACAGCCGGCGCCATTCCCGCCATTTTATCGGTCCTGATGTCCCAGCCTCCCAATACTCTCTTAATTGTCGTTCTGGTCATCGGGGTTTTTGCTTTTGTCCAGTTCCTCGATAACACCTTTATCAGTCCCTATCTGGTGGGAAAAAGCGTGGAATTGCATCCTCTCATCGTTTTCATTGTTTTGATTATCGGTGGAAATCTCATGGGACTTCTGGGAATGATGTTTGCCGTTCCGGTGGCCGGTATTATTAAAGTGACCTTTGGTGAAATTATTACAAATGCTCCCAAATACCAGACTTAA